The following are encoded in a window of Streptomyces sp. 11x1 genomic DNA:
- a CDS encoding sugar ABC transporter permease: MPQARTTHPSHATERAARPQAAAPRPPTPRRAPRGARLRRGLTPWLFLAVPLALLITFTYAPVANMLAYSFTDWDGVSPELHYTGTDNYVEIFTRPELFRVFLVSGYYLAASAVQIALALYFATILSFDVRFRNLFKGVLFFPYLINGVAIGFVFLYFFQDGGTLDSVLALFGHEPDRAWLGTETSANVSLAGVSVWRYLGLNFVLFLGAIQSIPGELYEAAELDGASRWHRFRYIIAPGIRPVLSLSVILSISGSLSVFEIPYIMTGGATGTETFVIQTVKLAFQFNKTGLASAAAVVLLLIILAVTWLQRRLVPDDRVDLV, from the coding sequence ATGCCCCAGGCGCGTACGACACACCCCTCGCACGCGACGGAGAGGGCGGCGCGGCCCCAGGCGGCTGCGCCCCGGCCCCCCACGCCCCGGCGCGCCCCTCGCGGGGCGCGCCTGCGGCGCGGGCTCACCCCCTGGCTCTTCCTGGCCGTCCCGCTGGCCCTGCTGATCACCTTCACCTACGCGCCGGTCGCCAACATGCTGGCGTACAGCTTCACCGACTGGGACGGCGTCAGCCCCGAGTTGCACTACACCGGCACCGACAACTACGTCGAGATCTTCACCCGCCCCGAGCTGTTCCGGGTCTTCCTCGTCAGCGGCTACTACCTGGCCGCGTCGGCCGTGCAGATAGCGCTCGCCCTGTACTTCGCGACGATCCTCAGCTTCGACGTCCGCTTCCGGAATCTCTTCAAGGGCGTCCTGTTCTTCCCGTACCTGATCAACGGCGTCGCGATCGGCTTCGTCTTCCTCTACTTCTTCCAGGACGGCGGCACCCTCGACTCGGTCCTCGCCCTCTTCGGCCACGAGCCGGACCGCGCCTGGCTGGGCACGGAGACCTCCGCGAACGTCTCCCTCGCCGGCGTCTCGGTGTGGCGCTACCTGGGCCTGAACTTCGTGCTCTTCCTCGGCGCGATCCAGTCGATCCCGGGGGAGCTGTACGAGGCGGCCGAACTCGACGGCGCGAGCCGCTGGCACCGGTTCCGGTACATCATCGCGCCCGGCATCCGACCGGTCCTGAGCCTGAGCGTGATCCTGTCGATCTCCGGCTCGCTCTCGGTCTTCGAGATCCCGTACATCATGACGGGCGGCGCCACCGGCACCGAGACGTTCGTGATCCAGACCGTCAAGCTCGCCTTCCAGTTCAACAAGACGGGCCTCGCGTCAGCCGCCGCGGTCGTCCTGCTGCTGATCATCCTGGCGGTGACGTGGCTGCAACGCCGACTGGTCCCCGATGACAGGGTGGACCTCGTATGA